Below is a genomic region from Prevotella melaninogenica.
CTTGCGTATCTATCGTACAACAGGTACGGCATCTGATAAAGACTTAGAAATCATTGAGCGTGCCGACCTTGATGGAATGCTTCGTTCATTGCCAGAGTGTAAGGCGGTGTTGGCAGCAGGTCAGTTGGCAACAACGGTCTTTACAGAGCATTATGGTATTGATGCGCGTAAGATGAAGATGGGTAATCACAAGGAGTTTAGCTTTGAGAATCGTACGTTGCGACTTTATCGTGAGCCAAGTAGTAGTCGTGCTTATCCGATGAAAGTCGAGAAAAAGGCTGAGTATTATGAAAGGATGTTTAGGGATTTAGGGATATTAGGCTAATAAGGCTAATTGGGTAAATAAGGCAAATAAGCCCAATAATAAGAATAATAAAATCAACCAATATGAAGGATAAAATAACTATCATAGGAATAGCAGGTGGTACTGGTTCGGGAAAGACCACCGTAGTGAAGAAAATCGTAGAGAGTCTTCCTCCTCATTATGTGGCTGTTGTGCCGTTGGATTCTTATTATAATGACACGACAGAACTTACCGATGAAGAGCGCAAGGCAATCAATTTCGACCACCCAGATGCCTTTGATTGGAAACTACTCATTAAGCAGGTGAATGAGTTGCGTGAGGGAAGAGCTGTTGAACAGCCAACCTATAGTTATATTCTCAGCAATCGCCTGCCAGAGACTATTCATGTAGAGCCAAAGCCAGTAATCATCGTAGAGGGTATTATGGCATTGAGCAACAAGCGTCTGCGTGATATGATGGATCTCAAGATTTTTGTTGATTGTGATCCTGATGAGCGCCTTATCCGTAATATTCAGCGTGATACGATAGACCGTGGGCGTACGGTTTCAATGGTTGTAGACCGCTATTTAGAAGTGTTGAAGCCAATGCATGAACAGTTCATCGAGCCTACTAAGCGTTATGCTGATGTGATTATCCCACAGGGTGGCGAGAATGTAAAGGGTATCAACATCCTCTGTAAGTATATCGAAGGCTTAATGCCAGAAGATTAAGA
It encodes:
- a CDS encoding uracil-DNA glycosylase family protein; translated protein: MEIETHPFEPWLPSNAKLLLLGTFPPAPKRWCMEWYYPNYTNDMWRIFGHIFFGDKFYFVDEEKKTYKLDLLKPFLKEKGIAIFDTALRIYRTTGTASDKDLEIIERADLDGMLRSLPECKAVLAAGQLATTVFTEHYGIDARKMKMGNHKEFSFENRTLRLYREPSSSRAYPMKVEKKAEYYERMFRDLGILG
- the udk gene encoding uridine kinase, translating into MKDKITIIGIAGGTGSGKTTVVKKIVESLPPHYVAVVPLDSYYNDTTELTDEERKAINFDHPDAFDWKLLIKQVNELREGRAVEQPTYSYILSNRLPETIHVEPKPVIIVEGIMALSNKRLRDMMDLKIFVDCDPDERLIRNIQRDTIDRGRTVSMVVDRYLEVLKPMHEQFIEPTKRYADVIIPQGGENVKGINILCKYIEGLMPED